The proteins below are encoded in one region of Apium graveolens cultivar Ventura chromosome 4, ASM990537v1, whole genome shotgun sequence:
- the LOC141720099 gene encoding B3 domain-containing protein Os01g0234100-like, with product MKIARISNEIDLKESSSMDRALEIQASLTSKFPSFVKIMLPSHVTGGFWLGLPKNFTTRHLPKHDDTVVLVDDDDLEHDTKYLANKNGLSGGWRGFSIAHNLHENDVLIFQLIQLCKFKVYIVKAIASTETDLAISLVNLGACAKEMVDGKITVLGQEKDLVALCDYADAAEKLPGVDIDSYDLNDSAGSKFSQLVKNFKDVKTFENFKIIVYGYIITDSKIPQHLQVKYYELCCSQKSYLHEQLNDKLNLELVVGVILETINIADAIRSSKLTSSEKLILWDDTLKAFEVLGMKVGFLRARINKLVTLSSDAKDALTRKILEKEKAEEEFRALILKKVKTEEKFRALVLEKVKVEEEVKSLKVELVSVKKVIDNSDHKIEYMKRRAERLEAVFLEESKAPW from the exons ATGAAAATAGCAAGGATTAGTAATGAAATTGATCTAAAAGAATCCTCTTCGATGGACCGAGCTCTAGAAATTCAAGCAAGTTTAACATCCAAGTTCCCTAGTTTTGTTAAGATTATGCTCCCATCACATGTTACTGGTGGATTTTGGCTG GGTCTTCCTAAGAATTTTACTACCAGACATTTGCCGAAGCATGATGACACTGTTGTTCTGGTGGACGACGATGATCTTGAACATGACACTAAGTATCTAGCTAACAAGAACGGACTAAGTGGTGGATGGAGAGGGTTCTCCATTGCTCATAATTTACACGAGAACGATGTTTTGATTTTTCAGCTGATCCAATTGTGCAAATTTAAG GTCTATATTGTGAAAGCTATTGCCTCAACTGAAACTGATCTAGCTATTAGCCTTGTAAACTTAGGTGCTTGTGCAAAAGAGATGGTTGATGGTAAG ATTACTGTACTGGGACAAGAGAAAGATTTGGTTGCTCTCTGTGATTACGCTGATGCTGCAGAAAAGCTTCCCGGGGTGGATATTGATAGTTATGACTTGAATGATTCTGCAGGCAGCAAGTTTTCTCAATTAGTTAAGAATTTCAAAGATGTGAAAACTTTCgaaaatttcaaaattattgtatatgGATATATTATTACTGACAGCAAGATTCCCCAGCACCTTCAGGTTAAGTACTATGAGCTTTGCTGCAGTCAAAAGTCATACCTCCATGAACAACTCAATGATAAGCTCAATTTGGAACTAGTAGTAGGAGTCATTTTAGAAACCATCAACATTGCTGATGCTATTAGATCTTCCAAGCTTACCAGTTCTGAAAAACTGATACTATGGGATGACACATTAAAAGCCTTCGAGGTTTTAGGCATGAAAGTTGGATTTCTACGTGCCAGGATTAATAAGCTAGTAACTCTCTCTTCCGATGCAAAAGATGCATTAACTCGCAAGATACTCGAAAAAGAGAAAGCAGAAGAGGAATTCAGAGCTCTCATACTTAAAAAAGTGAAAACAGAAGAGAAATTCAGAGCTCTTGTACTTGAAAAAGTGAAAGTAGAAGAGGAAGTGAAATCTCTTAAGGTAGAGCTTGTTAGTGTTAAAAAGGTGATTGATAATTCGGATCACAAAATCGAGTATATGAAGAGGAGAGCTGAGAGACTTGAAGCTGTGTTTCTAGAAGAGTCAAAGGCACCATGGTGA